A single region of the Musa acuminata AAA Group cultivar baxijiao chromosome BXJ1-11, Cavendish_Baxijiao_AAA, whole genome shotgun sequence genome encodes:
- the LOC135596595 gene encoding sugar transport protein MST4-like, whose product MLLLPKAFLIQLQSISDHGANQSYLYGQSAGGVTSMDDFLEEFFPAVFERKHKAKEDNYCKFDNQNLQLFTSSLYLAALVASFVASKICTKHGRKLTMQAASIFFLVGVILNAAAVNIAMLIIGRILLGVGVGFANQAVPLFLSEIAPVHVRGALNILFQLDVTIGIFVANIVNYLVSNIHPWGWRLALGLAGVPAMMLCLGSMVIAETPTSLIEREMLMEGMAMLKKIRGTDNVDAEYEEILHACEMARQVKQPFKNLMKRSSRPQLVIAIVMQVFQQFTGINAIMFYAPVLFQTIGFKNDSSLLSAVITGIVNVLSTVVSVVLVDKVGRRFLLLEACGQMLITQVAIGGILLVNLKATNELGHGVAVWVVVLVCLFVSSFAWSWGPLGWLIPSETFPLATRTAGYAFAVSSNMLFTFVIAQAFLSMMCHLRAGIFFFFGAWIVVMGLFVIFLLPETKNVPIDEMTEKVWKQHWFWKRFMDEEEDKKHSV is encoded by the exons ATGTTGCTTTTGCCTAAAGCCTTCCTCATTCAGCTCCAATCTATTTCTGATCATGGAGCTAATCAATCGTATCTGTACGGTCAATCTGCAGGGGGAGTGACATCTATGGATGACTTCTTGGAGGAGTTCTTCCCTGCGGTCTTTGAGAGGAAGCACAAAGCCAAGGAAGACAACTATTGCAAGTTTGATAACCAAAACCTTCAGCTTTTCACTTCATCATTGTACCTTGCTGCCTTGGTAGCCAGCTTCGTAGCTTCGAAGATTTGCACGAAACATGGCCGGAAGCTCACTATGCAAGCAGCATCaatattcttcttggttggtgtCATCCTGAACGCAGCTGCTGTGAACATTGCCATGCTGATCATCGGAAGGATTCTCCTCGGAGTTGGTGTTGGATTTGCCAATCAG GCAGTTCCTCTATTCTTGTCGGAGATCGCACCAGTTCACGTCCGTGGAGCCTTAAACATCCTCTTCCAACTTGACGTGACCATCGGGATCTTTGTGGCGAACATTGTAAACTACTTGGTGTCCAATATCCACCCCTGGGGGTGGAGACTTGCGCTTGGCTTGGCTGGAGTCCCGGCGATGATGCTTTGCTTGGGCTCCATGGTGATTGCGGAGACCCCGACGAGCCTCATCGAGCGTGAGATGCTTATGGAAGGCATGGCCATGTTGAAGAAGATCCGGGGGACCGACAATGTCGATGCAGAGTACGAGGAAATACTACACGCCTGCGAGATGGCACGACAGGTGAAGCAACCTTTCAAGAATCTCATGAAGAGAAGTAGCCGACCGCAATTGGTTATTGCCATCGTGATGCAAGTCTTCCAGCAGTTCACTGGGATCAACGCCATCATGTTCTATGCACCAGTCCTCTTTCAGACCATCGGATTTAAGAATGATTCTTCACTTCTTTCTGCGGTCATCACGGGGATCGTCAATGTTCTGTCTACCGTCGTATCAGTGGTCTTAGTGGACAAAGTCGGGAGGAGATTCCTGCTTCTTGAAGCTTGTGGCCAGATGTTGATCACACAG GTGGCTATTGGAGGCATTTTGCTTGTGAATTTGAAAGCAACCAATGAGCTGGGACACGGAGtggcagtttgggtggtggtgctCGTGTGCCTATTCGTTTCGAGCTTTGCTTGGTCTTGGGGTCCACTTGGCTGGTTGATTCCTAGTGAAACTTTCCCCCTGGCGACGAGGACCGCCGGCTATGCCTTTGCTGTCAGCTCCAACATGCTTTTCACCTTTGTCATTGCCCAAGCTTTCCTATCTATGATGTGTCATCTACGTGCcgggatcttcttcttctttggtgcatgGATTGTGGTGATGGGTCTGTTCGTCATCTTCTTATTGCCCGAGACCAAGAACGTGCCGATCGATGAAATGACCGAGAAGGTTTGGAAGCAACATTGGTTCTGGAAGAGATTCATGGATGAGGAAGAAGACAAAAAACACTCCGTCTAA